Proteins from a single region of bacterium:
- a CDS encoding inosine/xanthosine triphosphatase: MKKLTIAVGTTSLQKISYLKEVLKELGIKAVIKSIEVKSGISTQPITSKETKIGSINRAKNALKKVENADFALGVEVGYHKYLKNKYEIFCWATIIDKHSHQISGQSYKFSLPEYHQKILKSGKYLGDNLDGYSKKVKDSIGVYIDNAIRHRKPFIISALKDTLVRYLRKEDF, translated from the coding sequence ATGAAAAAATTAACAATAGCTGTTGGAACAACTTCTCTTCAAAAAATTAGCTATCTTAAAGAAGTTTTAAAAGAACTTGGGATAAAAGCAGTTATTAAGTCTATTGAAGTAAAAAGTGGAATTTCTACTCAGCCGATAACATCAAAAGAAACTAAAATAGGTTCCATTAATAGAGCAAAAAATGCGTTAAAGAAAGTTGAGAATGCTGATTTTGCTTTGGGAGTGGAAGTTGGGTATCACAAATATTTAAAAAATAAATATGAAATTTTTTGCTGGGCTACTATTATTGATAAACATAGTCACCAGATATCAGGACAGTCATATAAATTTTCATTACCGGAATATCATCAAAAAATCTTAAAAAGTGGCAAATATCTGGGTGATAATTTAGATGGATATTCAAAAAAAGTAAAAGATTCTATTGGTGTATATATAGATAATGCGATTCGTCATCGTAAGCCTTTTATAATAAGCGCCCTAAAAGACACCCTGGTTAGATATTTAAGAAAAGAAGATTTTTAA